Proteins encoded by one window of Camelus bactrianus isolate YW-2024 breed Bactrian camel chromosome 9, ASM4877302v1, whole genome shotgun sequence:
- the ZNF473 gene encoding zinc finger protein 473, whose amino-acid sequence MTEQFSTLKDTAMDFTLDDWEQLGLDQGDLFWDTALDNYQSLFLLDPLRPNLVSHPEAGEALESLVKGSPESTAPDMAEAKTSLPLDILEEGLSQETVEMFSKDGLWNSPLGEACIDQSWLDSLLRDPEGLLRADTVTSKGSPTECKSHELKRGLRPESFLFPGADSVMPDCPEESQTPAKSQEFGNNFGYYSDQSQQDTIQGGETPYKCSECGKSFSQSYHLIQHWIIHTREEPPVQQKYEKDFNQGFCLFVQPVPDTSYKSYVSNKCGETFSQNTHLWHQKIHTEEEPCKSQDSDCPSGHKAQPVEHQKTHTRRKSSRCNKRGKSFSRTFPLTHHQRAHTRKCYECAKCKATFNFKKYLLQHQKTHAVKTTPECQDCGRAFKRRSLLVEHQSVHTGEKPYKCDECGKPFSHILTLKIHQRVHSGAKCYRCSECGKAFYRNTHLSEHRRSHTGYRPHRCHQCVRSFSRPSHLIRHLSVHATEKPYTCAECKATFSCNEHLVQHQKIHAVETPYECQECGERFVCCSTLTCHLSVHTGEQWGHDEGRKTLNENPGQRVHPGVGEKHFKCDKCGKTFSRSKYLAQHKRVHARVKPFECNQCGKAFGQSTQLSRHQWTHFGVRPYECGDCGQTFIRSTSLTKHQSLHRREHTFTCNECGKTFSQSTCLAEHQLIHAAGESFKPSKYDEAFAHNHPLIQHQGTQAGKKSFECQECGKTFQQSSCLSKHQRVHTGEKPYKCSDCGKTFSLGAQLTQHRRVHTGEKPYMCEECGKTFSQSSCLSKHQRVHTGEKPYKCGDCGKTFSRGAPLARHQRIHTGEKPYVCQECGKAFSQSSSLSKHQRVHTGEKPYVCAECGRAFAQKANLTHHERTHTGEKPYACDVCGKGFGLSAHLSQHQRVHTQEKLYQCQHCQKAFCCCSGLGQHH is encoded by the exons ATGACTGAG CAATTTTCGACCCTCAAAGATACAGCCATGGACTTCACCTTGGACGACTgggagcagctggggctggaCCAGGGGGACCTGTTCTGGGACACAGCACTGGACAATTACCAGAGCCTCTTCCTGCTAG ACCCCCTCAGACCCAACCTGGTCTCCCATCCAGAGGCTGGGGAAGCGCTGGAGTCCCTGGTGAAAGGAAGCCCAGAGTCAACAGCCCCTG ACATGGCTGAGGCCAAGACCTCTCTGCCACTGGACATCTTGGAGGAAGGACTCTCCCAGGAGACTGTGGAGATGTTTTCCAAGGATGGCCTCTGGAACTCCCCTTTGGGAGAAGCCTGCATAGACCAGAGCTGGTTAGACAGTTTACTCAGAGATCCAGAAGGTCTTCTGAGGGCCGATACTGTTACCAGCAAGGGAAGTCCCACAGAATGCAAGAGCCACGAACTCAAGAGAGGCCTCAGGCCCGAGTCCTTCCTCTTCCCAGGAGCAGATTCTGTGATGCCCGATTGTCCTGAAGAGAGCCAGACGCCAGCTAAGTCTCAGGAATTTGGGAATAACTTTGGCTACTACTCAGATCAGAGCCAGCAGGATACCATCCAGGGAGGGGAGACACCATATAAATGTAGTGAATGTGGGAAGAGCTTCAGCCAGAGTTACCATCTTATCCAGCACTGGATTATCCACACTAGGGAGGAACCTCCTGTGCAGCAAAAGTACGAGAAAGATTTCAACCAAGGTTTTTGCCTTTTTGTGCAACCTGTGCCTGACACCAGCTACAAATCCTACGTGTCTAACAAGTGcggggaaacttttagtcagaACACACACCTGTGGCATCAGAAAATTCACACTGAAGAAGAACCATGTAAGAGTCAAGACAGTGACTGTCCATCGGGTCACAAAGCACAGCCTGTGGAGCACCAGAAAACCCACACCAGGAGGAAATCCTCCAGATGTAACAAACGTGGCAAGAGTTTCAGCCGAACTTTTCCTCTCACTCACCATCAGAGGGCCCACACTCGGAAATGCTATGAATGTGCCAAATGCAAGGCGaccttcaactttaaaaaataccttctcCAACATCAGAAAACTCACGCCGTGAAAACGACCCCCGAGTGTCAGGACTGTGGGAGGGCCTTCAAGCGAAGGTCCTTGCTCGTTGAACACCAGTCTGTTCACACTGGAGAAAAGCCTTATAAGTGTGATGAGTGTGGGAAACCCTTCAGCCATATCCTGACCCTCAAGATCCACCAGAGGGTTCACAGTGGAGCAAAGTGTTacagatgcagtgaatgtgggaaagccttttaCCGCAATACTCACCTTAGTGAACACCGGAGGAGTCACACGGGCTACAGGCCCCACAGGTGTCACCAGTGTGTCAGGAGTTTCAGCCGGCCCTCCCACCTGATTCGACACCTGTCTGTCCACGCCACTGAAAAGCCCTACACCTGTGCTGAATGCAAGGCGACCTTCAGCTGTAATGAACACCTTGTTCAGCACCAGAAAATCCACGCTGTGGAAACTCCCTACGAGTGTCAGGAGTGTGGCGAGCGCTTTGTTTGCTGCTCGACCCTAACTTGCCACCTGAGTGTTCACACTGGAGAACAATGGGGACATGACGAGGGCAGGAAGACCCTGAACGAGAACCCAGGGCAGAGAGTGCATCCAGGGGTTGGCGAGAAGCACTTTAAATGTGACAAATGTGGGAAGACCTTCAGCCGCAGCAAATACCTGGCTCAGCACAAGAGGGTCCATGCCAGGgtgaagcccttcgagtgtaacCAATGCGGGAAAGCTTTTGGCCAAAGTACACAGCTCAGCCGCCATCAGTGGACCCACTTTGGAGTGAGGCCATATGAATGTGGGGACTGCGGGCAGACCTTCATCCGTAGTACCTCCCTCACCAAACATCAGTCCCTCCACAGGAGAGAGCACACCTTTACATGTAATGAGTGTGGAAAGACGTTCAGCCAAAGCACATGCCTCGCAGAACATCAGTTAATCCACGCTGCAGGGGAGTCATTTAAACCTAGCAAGTATGATGAAGCCTTTGCCCACAATCACCCCCTTATTCAGCACCAGGGAACTCAGGCTGGAAAGAAGTCCTTTGAGTGTCAGGAATGTGGgaaaacgttccagcagagctcGTGCCTTTCCAAGCATCAGAGAGTTCACACGGGTGAGAAGCCCTACAAATGCAGCGACTGTGGGAAAACCTTCAGCCTGGGTGCTCAGCTCACTCAACACCGGAGAGTTCACACCGGAGAAAAGCCTTACATGTGTGAGGAATGCGGGAAAACCTTCAGCCAGAGCTCATGCCTTTCTAAGcatcagagagttcacacagGCGAGAAGCCCTACAAATGCGGCGACTGTGGGAAAACCTTTAGCCGGGGCGCTCCGCTCGCCCGACaccagagaattcatactggagaaaaGCCTTATGTGTGTcaggaatgtgggaaagccttcagccAGAGCTCGAGCCTTTCCAAGCATCAGAGAGTTCACACCGGGGAGAAGCCCTATGTGTGTGCAGAATGTGGGAGAGCCTTTGCCCAGAAAGCAAATTTGACGCACCATGAGAGAACtcacactggggagaagccctATGCTTGCGATGTGTGTGGGAAGGGTTTTGGCCTCAGTGCCCACCTCAGTCAGCACCAGAGAGTTCACACCCAGGAGAAGCTGTACCAGTGTCAACACTGCCAGAAGGCCTTTTGCTGCTGCTCTGGTCTCGGCCAACATCACTGA
- the VRK3 gene encoding serine/threonine-protein kinase VRK3 isoform X1, giving the protein MEFPGRHSPRAVGRSVQAARAQSSLGGEDARAAPPAQAEVSAGQLRRTLLRWSFQPSESEGLTVTPQSMIFCPDCGKSIEATFKFCPYCGKPVPTDEHVGSQAFVRPLMSSFRGSSRKSSTSSEISPKKVKWSSCAASPRSSLLSDGDSSGSEDALSSSGKTKGCWSRSPTPRSSPQTTRRSPQTLKRSRVTTSLQALPAGTVLMDKSGHHWKLGSVQTRDDQGILYEAEPISTFACQSSPQKQRFSLKLDAKDGRLFNEQNFFQRAAKPLQVNKWKKLYSTPQLAIPTCIGFGIHQDRYRFLVFPILGRSLQSVLDDCPKHVMSVRSVFQMACRLLDALEFLHENEYVHGNVTAESIFVNPEDPCQVTLAGYGFTFRYSPGGRHVAYSEGSRSPHEGDLEFISMDLHKGCGPSRRSDLQTLGYCLLKWLYGTLPWTSCLPNTEDIMKLKQKFLDNPEGLVGQCSRWISPSETLQEYLKVVMALKYEEKPPYTALRNSLEALLQDLRVSAYDPLDLQMVP; this is encoded by the exons ATGGAGTTCCCAGGTAGGCACAGCCCGAGGGCAGTCGGAAGGTCAGTACAGGCTGCGCGGGCGCAGTCATCCCTCGGGGGAGAGGATGCGCGCGCAGCGCCTCCAGCCCAAGCGGAAGTTTCCGCGGGGCAACTGAGAAG GACACTGTTAAGATGGAGTTTCCAGCCCAGTGAATCTGAGGGCCTGACCGTGACCCCACAAAG CATGATCTTCTGTCCAGACTGTGGCAAAAGTATTGAAGCAACGTTCAAATTCTGCCCCTACTGCGGAAAACCTGTGCCTACGGATGAGCATGTGGGGTCCCAGGCCTTTGTCAGACCTCTTATGTCATCCTTCCGAG GCTCAAGCAGAAAGAGCAGCACCAGTTCTGAAATCTCTCCCAAGAAAGTGAAGTGGTCCAGCTGTGCTGCCTCTCCCCGCTCATCCCTCCTCTCAGACGGTGACAGTTCTGGATCTGAAGATGCCTTGAGTAGCAGTGGGAAAACTAAAG GGTGCTGGAGCAGATCCCCCACCCCGCGTAGCAGCCCACAGACAACCAGGCGAAGCCCTCAGACCCTGAAGCGGAGCCGAGTGACCACCTCGCTCCAGGCTTTGCCAGCAGGGACGGTGCTGATGGACAAGAGCGGGCATCACTGGAAGCTGGGATCCGTCCAGACCAGGGACGACCAGGGCATTCTCTATGAAG CTGAGCCCATCTCCACCTTTGCCTGCCAGTCAAGCCCCCAGAAACAAAGATTCTCGCTTAAACTA GATGCCAAGGATGGGCGCTTGTTCAATGAACAGAACTTCTTCCAGCGGGCAGCCAAGCCTTTGCAAG TGAACAAGTGGAAAAAGCTGTACTCGACCCCGCAGCTGGCTATCCCCACCTGCATCGGTTTTGGCATTCACCAGGACAGGTACAG GTTCTTGGTGTTCCCCATCCTGGGGAGGAGCCTTCAGTCGGTCCTGGATGACTGCCCCAAGCACGTGATGTCGGTGAGGTCTGTGTTCCAGATGGCCTGCCGGCTG CTGGATGCCCTGGAGTTTCTCCATGAGAATGAGTATGTTCACGGAAATGTGACAGCTGAGAGTATCTTTGTGAATCCAGAGGACCCGTGCCAG GTGACCCTGGCAGGCTACGGCTTCACCTTCCGCTATTCCCCAGGCGGCAGACACGTGGCCTACTCTGAAGGCAGCAGGAGCCCACACGAGGGGGACCTTGAGTTCATTAGCATGGACCTGCACAAGGGTTGCG ggccctcccGCCGCAGTGACCTCCAGACCTTGGGTTACTGTTTGCTGAAGTGGCTCTATGGGACCCTGCCATGGACAAGCTGCCTTCCCAACACTGAGGATATCATGAAGCTGAAACAGAA GTTTCTTGACAACCCGGAGGGCCTCGTGGGACAGTGCAGTCGCTGGATCAGTCCCTCAG
- the VRK3 gene encoding serine/threonine-protein kinase VRK3 isoform X3 — translation MEFPGRHSPRAVGRSVQAARAQSSLGGEDARAAPPAQAEVSAGQLRRTLLRWSFQPSESEGLTVTPQSMIFCPDCGKSIEATFKFCPYCGKPVPTDEHVGSQAFVRPLMSSFRGSSRKSSTSSEISPKKVKWSSCAASPRSSLLSDGDSSGSEDALSSSGKTKGCWSRSPTPRSSPQTTRRSPQTLKRSRVTTSLQALPAGTVLMDKSGHHWKLGSVQTRDDQGILYEAEPISTFACQSSPQKQRFSLKLDAKDGRLFNEQNFFQRAAKPLQVNKWKKLYSTPQLAIPTCIGFGIHQDRYRFLVFPILGRSLQSVLDDCPKHVMSVRSVFQMACRLLDALEFLHENEYVHGNVTAESIFVNPEDPCQVTLAGYGFTFRYSPGGRHVAYSEGSRSPHEGDLEFISMDLHKGCGFLTTRRASWDSAVAGSVPQRPCRST, via the exons ATGGAGTTCCCAGGTAGGCACAGCCCGAGGGCAGTCGGAAGGTCAGTACAGGCTGCGCGGGCGCAGTCATCCCTCGGGGGAGAGGATGCGCGCGCAGCGCCTCCAGCCCAAGCGGAAGTTTCCGCGGGGCAACTGAGAAG GACACTGTTAAGATGGAGTTTCCAGCCCAGTGAATCTGAGGGCCTGACCGTGACCCCACAAAG CATGATCTTCTGTCCAGACTGTGGCAAAAGTATTGAAGCAACGTTCAAATTCTGCCCCTACTGCGGAAAACCTGTGCCTACGGATGAGCATGTGGGGTCCCAGGCCTTTGTCAGACCTCTTATGTCATCCTTCCGAG GCTCAAGCAGAAAGAGCAGCACCAGTTCTGAAATCTCTCCCAAGAAAGTGAAGTGGTCCAGCTGTGCTGCCTCTCCCCGCTCATCCCTCCTCTCAGACGGTGACAGTTCTGGATCTGAAGATGCCTTGAGTAGCAGTGGGAAAACTAAAG GGTGCTGGAGCAGATCCCCCACCCCGCGTAGCAGCCCACAGACAACCAGGCGAAGCCCTCAGACCCTGAAGCGGAGCCGAGTGACCACCTCGCTCCAGGCTTTGCCAGCAGGGACGGTGCTGATGGACAAGAGCGGGCATCACTGGAAGCTGGGATCCGTCCAGACCAGGGACGACCAGGGCATTCTCTATGAAG CTGAGCCCATCTCCACCTTTGCCTGCCAGTCAAGCCCCCAGAAACAAAGATTCTCGCTTAAACTA GATGCCAAGGATGGGCGCTTGTTCAATGAACAGAACTTCTTCCAGCGGGCAGCCAAGCCTTTGCAAG TGAACAAGTGGAAAAAGCTGTACTCGACCCCGCAGCTGGCTATCCCCACCTGCATCGGTTTTGGCATTCACCAGGACAGGTACAG GTTCTTGGTGTTCCCCATCCTGGGGAGGAGCCTTCAGTCGGTCCTGGATGACTGCCCCAAGCACGTGATGTCGGTGAGGTCTGTGTTCCAGATGGCCTGCCGGCTG CTGGATGCCCTGGAGTTTCTCCATGAGAATGAGTATGTTCACGGAAATGTGACAGCTGAGAGTATCTTTGTGAATCCAGAGGACCCGTGCCAG GTGACCCTGGCAGGCTACGGCTTCACCTTCCGCTATTCCCCAGGCGGCAGACACGTGGCCTACTCTGAAGGCAGCAGGAGCCCACACGAGGGGGACCTTGAGTTCATTAGCATGGACCTGCACAAGGGTTGCG GTTTCTTGACAACCCGGAGGGCCTCGTGGGACAGTGCAGTCGCTGGATCAGTCCCTCAG